The sequence AAGGGGGGGGGCATTCTCCTCATATTCCTGGCCTATCGCCTCATCGCCCGGGGAGAAATCGATTCCGAGGCCTTTCTGCTCTTTTTCTTCTACGCCAGCATCCTGCAAATGAGTGTGGCGGCCCTCGTCAATACGCTCTCGAATTTCCAGCCCCAGTTGGTCGGACTGCGCAACGTCGCGGCCTTTCTGGCCGAGCCGGTGGAGGACCGGGTGGGGCCGGTCGGCACGGAAACCCTCACCGCATCCGTGCCCATCGAGATTTCCGGGCTCACCTTCGGATATCCGGGCAAGAGGCTGCTGTTTTGCGACGCCCGGCTCCTGGCCCCGGCCAACGGCACCACCCTCATCCACGGGCCGAGTGGTGCGGGCAAATCGACCCTGATCAATCTCCTGCACGGGTTTTATGCGCCAAGCCGAGGGCGGATTTTTTTCGGCGCATTGCCCCTGGAGCGCCTGGAGCGGTCGGAGCTGCGGCGCAAGGTCGGGGTGGTGACCCAGGATCACTTTATTTTCAGCGAATCGATCCGGGACAACATCCGCATCGGCAATCCCGATGCCGATGATGCCCGGGTCATGACCGCCGTGGCCAAGGCCCATCTCGAAGGCGTGGTGGGGCGCCTGCCGGGCGGCCTGGACTTTCGCCTGGACCCTCGGGGCAAGGGCCTGAGCGCCGGCGAGCGCCAGCGGATCGCTATCGCGCGCATCCTGCTCACCGATGCGCCCATCATGCTGCTCGACGAACCGTGGTCGAACCTCGACATGGATGTGCGGTTCCTGCTGGCCGAGGTCATCAACGAATGCCGCACGCACAAGACGATCGTGATCATGTCCCACGAAGATATTCCCACGCTGATCGTCGATCGTGTCTATCGGCTCGATCCGGAAACAGGAACATTCGTGCCCGAGGCGCACCGCCTGGGAAGCCGGCCCTGAATGTCCTCTGTCGAAAGGATACTGCATGCCGATGGACTTGACGTGTTGATTTTGCTAGGGGCGAGATGGCTACTCGAATAGCGTCTTGTTGTTTCGCCATCATATACGCGGGAGGCTTGTCGAATCATGAACAGCGAGAAAGGAGTGGGGAGCCGAGGCGCTGGGTTTCCGAGAATGGCCTTGATAATGACAATTGTCTGCCTGGCTGCCAGCATTACACAGGTCCGCCCCGCGGCGGGGCAAGCAAATCCGGACAAGATCAAGGTCGTCGGCTACCTGCTGGACAGCACATATTCTGAGGATCCTCAGAAGATGAAGCAGCTCCGTCGGAACCTGCGCGAGATATATTGCAAACAAAAGAATGTGGAAGGGCTGCTGCCGGTCCTGTTCTCCAGCGAAATAAATGCCTCCAAGACGGTTCAGCCCCTCCCCATCGGGGACAGCGCCGCCAAGCTGCTCTATATTTATGCCAATTCCGACAAGGATTCCCCGGAGAACAAGGTGAAAGTGATCCTGGTCATAGCATTCCCGGACGAAGTTGCCGGAACGCTGCAGTTTCACCGGGTATCCAAGCAAACCAACGTCAAGCCGTGGTCCTTCACAAAGGAAATGAAAGGGCAGCGTTGCGATATCTCCGGTCAACGCCCCGAGTCCTTTGTTCCAGGCTTTGGAACCACGTGGACCATTTTGGCCAATGACGAGGAATGGAAGTTCCAGGTGGAGCGATGAGAATTCTCGATTATCTGGCCAAGACCGAGACCGAAACCAGGCTGGAAAAACTGGTCTACACGTTTTTTGACAAGATCATCATCGGCCTGCTCACCGCCGTCCTGCTTGTCAGCTTTCAGCAGCGCAATGCCTTTCAAGAAAAAAGGAAAGATGCCCTCCTTGCCGTCAACAAGGTAACGACGGACAACATGGTGCAAAAGCGCAATGAATTTGAAACGAGCTTTGAAAATTTCTATATCCTGTGCATGAACAACAGTTATGCCTGCCAACTTTCCTCGGAGGAACAATCGAGTGCCATGCAGTTGACGAACCGGGTCTATCTCGCACTCACAAACCTGCGGTCAACCATGCATCTGGATAACGACAATGACTATACATCCGCCCAGAAAAAGCTGGTAAGGGAGATGAATACCATAACAGCCAAACTGTCTGTGGCTTTCACCAACAAAACAAGAGCCTATACAACGCAACAGTTGACCGACGACCTGGACAACTTGAACAAAGACTATTTGAACATGCTTCAAATATTGAAGAATGCCATTTCCGACAAGGTCAAGCACGATTACGATCTGGTGCAGCACGAAGAATAGCGGTCCCTGGAACATGCCGTGCCGCCTTGCGGGGCTGCTCCACGCAATATGCCGACGGTTCGGCTCGTCCCTTGGGCCACGGCAACGCTCTTTCCGCCGGAGGCGGGCTTTCCCTCGATCCGGCCCCTCTCGCGATCCTGCAAGAGGCGATCGCCGCCTGCCAGCGGTTCTTCCGGGAACAACGCGACTTGTCCCTGGCCCGCGACGCCATATCCTGGTGCCGGCCCGGGACAAGGGGGGATTTTCCCGATTGCCGGCGAACGCCAGCCGCGCGCCGGCGGATCGGGCCGTCCGCCGGGCGGACGTGGTGCTCGCCTAAGGAGAACAACCACGGCCCGGTGAGCGGGCCGGCGCAACACGGCTTCGCCCGGGGCAGCGAGCCCGTCGTGCCCCTGGAGGGGAGCCATGCCCCCTGGGCGGGGGCGTGGCTTGATGCCGTTGCGGCGGTCGAGGCCCGCGCCGTCGTGTGACCGTCTCGGAAAGCGGGCCAAGTCTCGTCTCCCGCCTCGCCGGCAGCCCCGGACCGGGGCGGCCTGCCTTTCAAATTTGGAATCCCCTTTGATGGATCAGAAACAGCGCAGGGCATCGCTTTTGCGGTCTTGTTTTTTGTCCAATGAAAACAGGAAGATATCTGCTTGATCCGGTTGGCACGAGGTCTGCAATGCCAAGGAGTGATAGAATCATAAATCGTATGAGAGGTGTTGTATGGAAGAATCATCCACGCAAATACTTTCAAAATTTCTTCATTCTCTGAAATATGAGGATTTGCCAGAATCGACGATAAATATAATCAAGCAATGTGCTGTCGATTATTTTGCATCTGCATGGAATAGTTATGGATCTCCATTATTTTACAAGTATGTCGATTATGCCATTTCTCTAGGTGTCGTCGACAGATTCCCAATCATAGGAGGATATCGTACATCATTATATTGGTCTGTCTTTGCCAACGCGGCCATATCGCATATAACAGAAGTTGACGATATTCACAGGGCAAGCACGATGCATGTGGGCATATCGATTTTCCCCGTCGTGCTTGGTATTGCAAAGGAGAGGAAATTAAGCGGAAAAGAGATCGTCCAGAGTATTGCCTGCGGGTATGAGGCGTCTATTCGCGTCGGCGAGTTCCTGGGGCGCAGTCACTACAACATCTTTCATACGACGGGCACGGCCGGCAGTTTCGGCGCCGCCGCCGCCGCGGCCAAGGCCTTGGGCCTGGATGCGGAGAAGACCGCCCACGCCCTGGGGCATGCCGGAACCCAGGCCAACGCCCTGTGGCAGTTCCTGGATGACGGCGCCCTGGCCGCCAAGGCCTTCCATCCCGGCCGGGCGGCGCAAAACGGCATCGCCGCCGCCTATCTGGCGGCGCAAGGCATCCCGGGCGCGACCCGCATCCTGGAAGGGCAGCGGGGATACGGCAGCTACGCCACCTGCACGCCCAACCTGGAGGCCGTGACCGCCAACCTCGGCAGCCCCGACAAGGTCGAGGAAATCTGTTTCAAGAGCTATCCGACCTGCGGCCAGACGCATTCCATGCTCGACGCGCTGCGGGACCTCCTGGCCGAACACCGGCTGGCGGCCTCGGATGTCCGGGAAATCGAGGCCCGGGTCTACCAGCAGGCCATCAATATCGCCGGGATCGCCCAGCCCCGGACGCTGGAGGAGGCGAAGTTCTCGCTTCCGACCTGCCTGGCCATCATGCTGGTCATGGGCGATCTGACCTTTTCCAACATGACCTGGGAGACCGTGTCCCAGCCGGCCGTGCGGGAGGCGGCCGCCAAGATCCGCCTCGTCTTTGACCCCGGGATCGACGCCAAATTCCCCGCCACCCGCCCGTGCCGCATCATCGTGCGCACCAGGGACGGCCGCGAACTGTCGCGGGAAAACTACTACCGGACCGGGGATCCCGAAAAGCCCATGAGCCTGGCCCGCATGCGGGACAAGTTCCGCGACCTGACGGGCCATTCCCTGTCCCGGGACAGGCAGAACATGATCCTTGACTGGTGCGAGGCGCTCCCGGACAGCGTCATGACCACCGACCTGTTCCTGAATAACTGATACGCCCCGGCCGTATGCCGGATATCGCCGCAACACTGTAACCACAGGAGTACGATTCATGGCCGCCCATATCTTCGAGTCCAAGTATTTCAAGAACAATTGGGGCACCCAGGAAATGCGGGACATCTTCGACGATGACCGCAAGCT is a genomic window of Solidesulfovibrio sp. containing:
- a CDS encoding ABC transporter ATP-binding protein, producing MNTPAPHAPVRTWLARNLKRHGGVLSVLLLLQVFCALLVSVQPLLFQRIVSLVVSGDQVFPLGKGLRLLADLALVYLAGALFQGLGGYAASRFAANFSRQLQVDFFEKMLRLPIQTLRSQSAGEFFTKFSFDTSQAEMFLVVFLPSVTRELLTVLAVTIILLASCPLMLTATALGIVVVTSATTASLHVVMARFAQTQRTQSGTINSLLDETLQGIDTLKTLASEGRHGRRFERLATQLRDVSVKAGLTGAGFSSVLDLVAKGGGILLIFLAYRLIARGEIDSEAFLLFFFYASILQMSVAALVNTLSNFQPQLVGLRNVAAFLAEPVEDRVGPVGTETLTASVPIEISGLTFGYPGKRLLFCDARLLAPANGTTLIHGPSGAGKSTLINLLHGFYAPSRGRIFFGALPLERLERSELRRKVGVVTQDHFIFSESIRDNIRIGNPDADDARVMTAVAKAHLEGVVGRLPGGLDFRLDPRGKGLSAGERQRIAIARILLTDAPIMLLDEPWSNLDMDVRFLLAEVINECRTHKTIVIMSHEDIPTLIVDRVYRLDPETGTFVPEAHRLGSRP
- a CDS encoding MmgE/PrpD family protein, coding for MEESSTQILSKFLHSLKYEDLPESTINIIKQCAVDYFASAWNSYGSPLFYKYVDYAISLGVVDRFPIIGGYRTSLYWSVFANAAISHITEVDDIHRASTMHVGISIFPVVLGIAKERKLSGKEIVQSIACGYEASIRVGEFLGRSHYNIFHTTGTAGSFGAAAAAAKALGLDAEKTAHALGHAGTQANALWQFLDDGALAAKAFHPGRAAQNGIAAAYLAAQGIPGATRILEGQRGYGSYATCTPNLEAVTANLGSPDKVEEICFKSYPTCGQTHSMLDALRDLLAEHRLAASDVREIEARVYQQAINIAGIAQPRTLEEAKFSLPTCLAIMLVMGDLTFSNMTWETVSQPAVREAAAKIRLVFDPGIDAKFPATRPCRIIVRTRDGRELSRENYYRTGDPEKPMSLARMRDKFRDLTGHSLSRDRQNMILDWCEALPDSVMTTDLFLNN